In Methanococcoides sp. AM1, one genomic interval encodes:
- a CDS encoding Mrp/NBP35 family ATP-binding protein, whose amino-acid sequence MASNIQSPESLLNAKPEEPKLVTNLRGIKKKIMVMSGKGGVGKSTVSANLAATLADRGYKIGLLDSDIHGPTIPTMFGVEGQRPIVGEKGIVPVKVNDNLKVMSVGLLLDSDDSPVIWRGPAKMGAIKQFLEEVDWGVLDYLIIDLPPGTGDEPLSIAQLIGNLDGTVVVTTPQDVALTSVRKSLNFAKMIEVPVIGMVENMSGIVCPHCDEMIHVFGSGGVSKAAEDFGVKVLGTLPIETDVAATSDNGKVHEDIKGNSEWYKTFNKIVDAVEEFVK is encoded by the coding sequence ATGGCATCCAATATCCAATCACCGGAAAGTCTGCTTAACGCAAAGCCAGAAGAACCAAAGCTCGTAACCAATCTTAGAGGTATAAAAAAGAAGATCATGGTCATGAGCGGAAAAGGTGGCGTGGGAAAAAGCACAGTCTCCGCCAACCTTGCTGCCACACTTGCAGACCGTGGATACAAAATAGGTCTTCTTGACAGCGATATACACGGCCCCACAATCCCAACTATGTTCGGAGTGGAAGGTCAGAGACCAATTGTAGGAGAAAAGGGTATTGTTCCTGTAAAGGTCAACGATAACCTGAAAGTGATGTCCGTAGGACTTCTCCTTGATAGCGATGATTCCCCGGTGATCTGGCGTGGTCCTGCAAAGATGGGAGCTATCAAGCAATTCCTGGAAGAAGTTGACTGGGGTGTGCTGGACTATCTGATCATCGACCTGCCACCTGGAACAGGAGATGAACCACTGAGCATTGCACAACTCATTGGAAACCTTGATGGTACTGTTGTGGTCACAACACCACAGGACGTTGCACTTACAAGTGTCAGGAAGTCACTCAACTTCGCAAAGATGATAGAAGTTCCTGTCATTGGAATGGTGGAGAACATGAGCGGCATTGTCTGCCCACACTGTGATGAGATGATTCACGTGTTCGGATCAGGCGGAGTATCAAAAGCAGCAGAGGACTTTGGAGTGAAAGTGCTTGGCACATTGCCCATAGAAACAGACGTTGCAGCTACAAGTGACAATGGAAAGGTACACGAG
- a CDS encoding DUF134 domain-containing protein has product MTCRGRPKSPRRVKCNPEEFYFKPRGVALSELEVVSVAVEELEALRLVDYEGLQQQEAATQMGISRRAFWEDLKSARKKIAFALTTGKAIEIKGGNYVSIKDQNEEN; this is encoded by the coding sequence ATGACATGCAGAGGAAGACCAAAAAGCCCCAGAAGGGTGAAATGCAACCCGGAAGAATTCTATTTTAAGCCACGGGGAGTTGCGCTTTCGGAGCTTGAGGTAGTCTCCGTTGCAGTGGAAGAACTGGAAGCATTAAGACTTGTGGATTACGAAGGGCTCCAGCAGCAGGAAGCAGCCACGCAAATGGGGATCTCAAGGCGTGCATTCTGGGAAGATCTTAAGAGTGCAAGAAAGAAGATAGCCTTTGCATTGACCACAGGCAAAGCAATAGAGATCAAGGGCGGAAACTATGTCAGCATCAAAGACCAGAACGAAGAGAACTGA
- a CDS encoding ORC1-type DNA replication protein, translating to MNKDMLMWDETLFRDGSVLELDHLPDHFSHRETQMQSLMYSLRPALRGMRPLNSLISGPPGTGKTTTVMKVFGEMKKHSENVVFVKVNCQMDSTKFAVIARIYKALFKVSPPASGVAFRKLFEKVMNFLVENEKTLVVCLDDINYLYHEGNADDVMYSMLRAHEQFPGAKVGVIAIVSDTGKLYQFDPKVNSVFLPEEVAFPRYAYDELQDILGRRIDLAFFPNVVSDEVKDAIVEYVDMTGDLRVGIDLLKRSGLNAERRASKTISVEDVESAYESSRLLHLGRSIMSLTPDERTLLELIAKQRECQTGDLYKLFHEQTGLGYTRFYDMLKKLNDARYVSTDFSGKGTRGRTRIVKPRYQPEDILKCLE from the coding sequence ATGAATAAGGATATGCTGATGTGGGACGAGACCCTGTTCAGGGATGGTAGTGTTCTTGAACTGGATCATCTTCCTGATCATTTCTCGCACCGTGAAACACAGATGCAATCCCTTATGTACAGTTTACGCCCTGCTCTTCGGGGAATGCGTCCTCTCAACAGCCTCATCAGTGGTCCGCCCGGTACCGGAAAGACAACTACGGTCATGAAGGTTTTCGGGGAGATGAAAAAACACTCGGAAAATGTTGTTTTCGTAAAGGTGAACTGCCAGATGGACTCCACGAAGTTCGCTGTCATTGCAAGGATCTACAAGGCACTTTTCAAAGTATCTCCTCCTGCATCAGGAGTTGCATTCAGGAAACTCTTTGAAAAGGTAATGAACTTCCTTGTGGAAAATGAGAAGACACTGGTTGTCTGCCTTGATGATATCAATTATCTTTACCATGAAGGAAATGCTGACGATGTCATGTATTCCATGCTCAGGGCCCATGAACAGTTCCCGGGAGCAAAGGTGGGTGTGATCGCTATTGTGAGTGATACCGGAAAGCTTTACCAGTTCGACCCGAAGGTGAACTCGGTGTTCCTGCCGGAAGAGGTCGCTTTCCCAAGGTATGCGTATGATGAACTCCAGGATATCCTTGGCAGAAGGATCGATCTTGCATTCTTTCCGAATGTCGTATCCGATGAAGTAAAGGATGCTATTGTGGAATATGTTGATATGACTGGTGACCTCCGAGTGGGTATCGATCTTCTGAAACGCTCGGGCCTGAATGCCGAAAGACGAGCCAGTAAGACAATATCTGTTGAAGATGTGGAAAGTGCATATGAAAGCTCCCGTTTACTGCATCTTGGAAGGAGTATTATGTCCCTCACACCCGATGAGCGAACACTTTTGGAGCTTATCGCTAAGCAAAGGGAGTGTCAGACTGGGGATCTCTACAAGCTTTTCCATGAACAGACAGGTCTTGGATACACTCGTTTCTATGATATGCTCAAAAAACTCAATGATGCACGCTATGTTAGCACTGATTTTTCCGGCAAAGGAACTCGTGGTCGTACTCGTATCGTGAAACCAAGATACCAGCCGGAAGATATTCTCAAATGCCTTGAATGA
- a CDS encoding molybdenum-dependent transcriptional regulator, which produces METRTKVWLTEDGKHIIGAGKVNLLKAIDEERSLSKACKKLGMSYKHAWLILKKMNERGNQEIVYTVRGGKDQGTFLTEYGKQLIDEYEASRTYIDETVGDDTSWENIAFKLSARNKLIGRVVEVEKGDIVSKVKIEVDPAILTSIVTSEAVDRLDVKEGDELFAIIKSTEVMLAKPSRVPPESEDY; this is translated from the coding sequence TTGGAGACAAGGACCAAAGTATGGCTGACAGAGGACGGAAAACATATAATCGGTGCTGGTAAGGTCAATTTGCTCAAAGCCATTGATGAAGAGCGTTCTTTAAGTAAAGCATGCAAAAAACTCGGAATGTCTTACAAACATGCCTGGCTTATCCTGAAGAAAATGAATGAGCGGGGAAACCAGGAGATCGTGTACACTGTCAGGGGTGGAAAGGATCAGGGTACTTTCCTGACCGAGTATGGTAAACAACTGATCGATGAATACGAGGCAAGTCGCACCTACATTGATGAAACGGTTGGTGATGACACCTCCTGGGAGAACATTGCCTTCAAACTGTCTGCCCGGAACAAATTGATCGGACGGGTGGTGGAAGTTGAGAAAGGTGACATTGTGTCCAAGGTAAAGATCGAAGTGGATCCTGCGATCCTGACGTCCATCGTAACATCAGAAGCAGTGGACAGGCTCGATGTAAAGGAAGGGGACGAATTGTTTGCCATCATCAAATCCACTGAGGTAATGCTGGCAAAACCTTCCCGGGTACCGCCTGAAAGTGAGGACTATTAA